Proteins co-encoded in one Arachis hypogaea cultivar Tifrunner chromosome 11, arahy.Tifrunner.gnm2.J5K5, whole genome shotgun sequence genomic window:
- the LOC140176427 gene encoding uncharacterized protein, which yields MVNCARTNKGLIDVYFKHGVSVPEVLEGDNTVVYSDDDGGEGCNASTDADVSPPLNETHALIVAPIPKVVPNSSCKSNPKKKISPWQSQPSHSKTKMPAKNTNPPKTTNPPKKTNPPKATKPSRFIQPTKPTKTSQPTKPSQSIKSDKSNKQKLSKRSSIFRRPCTQSAARGFRSNVFNNEVPFDVSSDNEEDSLFKPGPDEDSSSDSEAAGNDPKTGSRIRRNMVHAEVGSRNINPLGKGNEKILHEDDGLVQEVSDAEVDLGFVGYGDEGAEDGLDPGVDSYDTNSWHSEEMKTPTNSEDELAEENDSEEACPLFREGARFGELHLEVGMKFGTKWEFREVVREYTIQEGRSIKLVKNDNIRCSRAG from the coding sequence ATGGTGAATTGTGCTAGGACAAATAAGGGATTGATTGATGTATATTTCAAGCATGGAGTGTCAGTGCCGGAGGTGTTAGAAGGAGATAACACAGTTGTGTACTCGGATGACGATGGTGGAGAGGGGTGTAAtgcaagtacagatgctgatgtGAGTCCCCCACTCAATGAGACTCATGCACTCATAGTTGCTCCTATCCCGAAGGTTGTACCCAATAGTTCTTGCAAATccaatcccaaaaaaaaaatatctccaTGGCAATCACAACCATCACACTCTAAAACCAAGATGCCTGCAAAAAACACTAATCCTCCCAAGACAACCAACCCTCCCAAGAAGACCAACCCCCCAAAGGCAACGAAGCCCAGTAGATTCATCCAGCCGACCAAGCCCACCAAAACCAGCCAGCCCACAAAGCCTAGTCAGAGCATTAAATCAGATAAGAGCAACAAGCAGAAATTGTCCAAGAGATCAAGTATTTTTAGGAGACCCTGTACACAGTCTGCTGCTAGAGGATTCAGGAGCAACGTGTTTAACAATGAAGTTCCATTTGATGTATCTTCTGACAATGAAGAGGATAGCCTGTTTAAGCCAGGTCCGGATGAGGATAGTTCCTCTGATTCTGAGGCTGCAGGGAATGATCCTAAAACTGGGAGTAGGATTAGGAGAAACATGGTACATGCAGAAGTAGGATCCAGAAATATTAATCCACTAGGTAAAGGAAATGAGAAGATATTGCATGAAGACGACGGTTTGGTGCAGGAGGTGAGTGACGCTGAAGTTGACCTTGGGTTCGTGGGTTATGGTGATGAAGGTGCAGAGGATGGACTAGACCCAGGTGTTGACTCATATGACACCAATTCTTGGCACTCGGAGGAGATGAAGACGCCTACAAACTCAGAAGATGAGCTGGCGGAAGAAAATGATTCTGAAGAGGCATGTCCGCTGTTTAGAGAGGGTGCAAGGTTTGGAGAGCTTCATCTTGAGGTTGGCATGAAGTTTGGAACAAAATGGGAATTTAGAGAAGTTGTGAGGGAATACACAATCCAAGAGGGTAGAAGCATAAAGCTAGTGAAAAATGATAACATAAGGTGCAGTCGTGCAGGGTAG
- the LOC112723169 gene encoding protein high chlorophyll fluorescent 107: MNAFPSPSSSSSSNFNLFTQPKHNNYYHFKFSIKIPVLPSPPCCSLRDSSSSTTTVLDKNAISSQQSPSSNVVLPKDANYEGGLVVRRPVMEVSGDEEEDGGKDATDDDEANGSASAIDAGLTKFAKKMPMFEPERVESNPKEKPLTVNLDLALYRAKVLARKFLYEEAEAILQKCIYFWPEDGRAYVALGKILSKQSKTGKAREVYEKGCQATQGENAYIWQCWAVLENKMGNMRRAKELFDAATVADKKHVAAWHGWAVLELKQGNIKKARSLLVKGLKYCGQNEYIYQTLALLEVKANRYQQARYLFSQATNCNPNSCASWLAWAQMEVGQENYRAARKLFEKAVQASPKNRFAWHVWGIFESKTGNIDKGRKLLKIGHALNPRDPVLLQSLALLEYKHSTANLARVLFRRASELDPRHQPVWFAWGWMEWKEGNLNKARELYQKSLSIDSNSESAARCLQAWGVLEQRAGNLSAARRLFRSSLNINSQSYVTWMTWASLEEDQGNSVRAEEIRNLYFQQRTEVVDDASWVMGFLDIIDPAVDRLKRLLKLDPNSSNMMPDSFKSITGINKNKVDLAGTSSDVDDGEEDESGFDLDAFIMERLSLDTSKLEVQLEPSTVKTSKSPRRIWRSNNRIVKV, encoded by the exons ATGAACGCTTTTCCTTCcccatcatcttcatcttcttctaacTTCAATCTCTtcactcagcccaagcacaacaACTACTACCACTTCAAGTTCAGCATCAAAATTCCAGTTTTGCCCTCTCCGCCATGTTGCTCTCTCAGAGACTCTTCCTCATCCACCACTACTGTACTGGACAAAAATGCCATTTCCtcccaacagagtcccagttccAATGTAGTTTTGCCGAAAGACGCCAACTATGAGGGAGGGCTCGTGGTTCGCCGGCCGGTGATGGAGGTTTCCGGCGATGAGGAGGAGGACGGAGGGAAGGACGCGACCGATGACGATGAAGCGAATGGTTCTGCTTCTGCGATCGATGCCGGACTCACGAAGTTCGCGAAGAAGATGCCCATGTTTGAGCCCGAAAGGGTGGAATCGAATCCCAAAGAGAAGCCGCTAACTGTGAACTTGGACTTGGCACTGTACAGGGCCAAGGTCTTGGCTAGAAAATTTCTCTATGAAGAAGCAGAAGCTATACTTCAGAAG TGTATATACTTTTGGCCGGAAGATGGTCGAGCTTATGTGGCACTTGGGAAAATTTTGAGCAAGCAATCAAAGACAGGTAAAGCGAGAGAGGTGTACGAGAAGGGTTGCCAGGCTACTCAGGGTGAAAATGCTTACATTTGGCAG TGTTGGGCTGTTCTAGAAAATAAAATGGGAAATATGAGGAGGGCAAAAGAGTTATTCGACGCTGCCACGGTTGCTGATAAGAAGCATGTTGCTGCTTGGCATGGATGGGCAGTTCTAGAGTTAAAGCAGGGAAATATCAAGAAGGCAAGGAGTTTGTTAGTGAAAGGTCTTAAGTATTGTGGACAGAATGAGTATATTTACCAAACACTGGCATTGCTTGAAGTTAAAGCAAATCGGTATCAGCAAGCTCGATATTTATTCAGTCAGGCCACGAACTGTAATCCTAACAGCTGCGCTAGTTGGCTT GCTTGGGCACAAATGGAGGTGGGACAGGAAAACTACCGTGCTGCTAGGAAATTGTTTGAG AAAGCAGTACAGGCAAGTCCTAAAAATAGGTTTGCTTGGCATGTGTGGGGAATCTTTGAATCTAAAACGGGCAACATTGACAAGGGAAGAAAACTTCTAAAGATAGGCCATGCTCTAAATCCGAGGGATCCTGTTCTCCTTCAGTCTCTTGCATTGTTAGAATACAAGCACTCAACGGCAAACCTTGCTCGGGTCTTGTTCAGGAGAGCATCTGAATTGGATCCAAGGCATCAACCTGTTTGGTTT GCTTGGGGTTGGATGGAGTGGAAGGAAGGAAACTTGAATAAAGCTAGAGAGTTATATCAAAAGTCCTTATCAATTGATTCAAACAGTGAGAGTGCTGCTAGGTGTCTTCAG GCGTGGGGCGTTCTAGAACAGAGGGCTGGTAATCTTTCAGCTGCCCGAAGATTATTTAGATCATCATTGAACATAAACTCTCAGAGTTATGTGACATGGATGACTTGGGCATCACTGGAGGAAGATCAAGGAAATTCTGTTCGTGCTGAAGAGATTCGTAACCTCTATTTCCAGCAG CGCACGGAAGTTGTAGATGATGCTTCATGGGTTATGGGATTCTTAGATATTATAGACCCAGCCGTTGACCGTCTGAAGAGACTCCTCAAGCTGGACCCGAATTCTTCCAACATGATGCCGGATTCTTTCAAAAGTATCACCGGAATAAATAAAAACAAGGTTGATTTAGCCGGCACAAGTTCTGATGTCGATGATGGTGAAGAAGATGAAAGTGGTTTTGATTTGGATGCTTTCATTATGGAAAGGTTGTCCTTAGATACATCCAAGCTGGAAGTTCAGTTAGAACCATCAACTGTGAAGACAAGTAAATCTCCAAGGAGGATATGGAGATCAAACAATAGAATTGTCAAAGTGTAA